A single genomic interval of Carassius auratus strain Wakin chromosome 30, ASM336829v1, whole genome shotgun sequence harbors:
- the LOC113048873 gene encoding phosphatidate cytidylyltransferase 2-like produces MAELRHRGATDKEPQHQNLEDKGSETEGKERDGASDNETKSDSGVPEVPVSADDTPEVLNKALSGLSSRWKNWWVRGILTLAMISFFFIIIYLGPMVLMMIVLCVQIKCFHEIITIGYSVYHSYHLPWFRTLSWYFLLCVNYFFYGETVADYFSTLVEREDSLRILSKYHRFISFALYLTGFCMFVLSLVKKHYRLQFYMFGWTHVTLLIVVTQSHLIIHNLFEGMIWFIVPISCVICNDIMAYMFGFFFGRTPLIKLSPKKTWEGFIGGFFSTVVFGILLSYVMSGYRFFVCPVEFNNDSNSFTVYCEPSELFQLQDYGLPPVLQSITGWTTVKLYPFQIHSIALSAFASIMGPFGGFFASGFKRAFKIKDFANTIPGHGGIMDRFDCQYLMATFVNVYIASFIRGPNPSKVIQQLLALRPDQQLHIFNSLKAHLTEKGLLPALEAAA; encoded by the exons GGCTCTGAAACCGAGGGAAAGGAGAGAGACGGAGCCTCGGACAATGAGACCAAGTCAGACTCTGGGGTCCCTGAGGTTCCTGTTTCTGCTGATGACACACCAGAGGTTCTCAACAAAGCCCTCTCTGGCCTCTCCTCGCG ATGGAAGAACTGGTGGGTGAGGGGCATCCTCACGCTGGCTATGATCTCCTTCTTCTTCATCATTATTTATCTCGGCCCGATGGTGCTGATGATGATT GTGCTGTGTGTTCAGATCAAGTGTTTCCATGAGATCATCACAATTGGTTACAGCGTCTATCACTCTTACCACCTGCCCTGGTTCAGAACACTAAGCTG GTACTTCCTGTTGTGTGTGAACTACTTCTTCTATGGTGAAACGGTGGCAGATTATTTCTCCACACTGGTGGAGAGGGAGGATTCTCTACGCATCCTCAGCAAATACCACCGCTTCATTTCCTTTGCCCTGTACCTCACAG ggTTCTGCATGTTTGTTCTGAGCCTGGTGAAAAAACACTATCGCCTGCAGTTCTACATG TTCGGCTGGACTCATGTGACCTTGCTGATTGTGGTGACTCAGTCCCACTTAATCATTCATAACCTGTTTGAGGGGATGATCTG GTTTATTGTGCCCATCTCCTGTGTTATCTGTAATGACATCATGGCTTACATGTTTGGCTTCTTTTTCGGTCGCACCCCTCTCATCAag TTGTCTCCTAAGAAGACGTGGGAGGGGTTTATCGGTGGCTTCTTCTCCACTGTTGTTTTTGGAATCCTA CTGTCCTACGTGATGTCAGGTTACCGCTTCTTTGTGTGTCCTGTGGAGTTTAACAATGACTCCAACAGTTTCACAGTATACTGTGAGCCATCTGAGCTCTTCCAGCTTCAGGACTACGGTCTGCCGCCTGTCCTGCAGTCCATCACGGGctgg ACCACAGTGAAGTTATACCCATTCCAGATCCACAGCATTGCCTTGTCAGCATTTGCCTCCATCATGGGACCTTTTGGAGGGTTTTTCGCCAGTGGCTTCAAAAGGGCCTTCAAAATCAAG GACTTTGCAAACACCATTCCAGGTCATGGAGGAATCATGGATCGTTTCGACTGTCAGTACCTCATGGccacatttgtaaatgtttacatCGCCAGCTTTATAAG AGGGCCAAACCCTTCTAAAGTCATCCAGCAGCTTCTTGCTTTGAGACCAGACCAACAGCTGCACATCTTTAACTCGCTCAAGGCTCATCTGACAGAGAAAGGCCTGCTCCCTGCCCTGGAAGCAGCAGCCTAG